From Seriola aureovittata isolate HTS-2021-v1 ecotype China chromosome 16, ASM2101889v1, whole genome shotgun sequence, one genomic window encodes:
- the rps27.1 gene encoding 40S ribosomal protein S27.1 produces the protein MPLAKDLLHPSPEEEKRRHKKKRLVQSPNSYFMDVKCPGCYKITTVFSHAQTVVLCVGCSTVLCQPTGGKARLTEGCSFRRKQH, from the exons ATGCCA CTCGCGAAAGACTTGTTGCACCCATCccctgaggaggagaagaggaggcaCAAGAAGAAGCGTCTTGTTCAGAGTCCCAACTCTTACTTTATGGATGTGAAATGTCCAG GATGCTACAAGATCACGACGGTGTTCAGCCACGCTCAGACagttgtgctgtgtgtgggcTGTTCAACAGTCCTGTGTCAGCCCACTGGCGGCAAAGCACGTCTCACAGAGG GGTGCTCATTCAGGAGGAAGCAGCACTAG
- the LOC130184009 gene encoding small conductance calcium-activated potassium channel protein 1-like isoform X1: MVFKLYSVDLSNISLSLCLSLSLSCSLFLAISSQSPSKRFGESSPLNLLTMEHSPSMNLSVVDGDEVEDQRPLLPLRMVPPPQACSPQCGIHHTVQTSADHTVWLDRTQAMATSPLYNGQLYVASSPRSNRRRDKAKGKEKKCEKRSGCSKQNKERNHQCKAKNTGSHRLQEKVTSFTDIPISPCGSPFQGPCRSFVDVQDVEGRGRCRPGIVSLEMHDRQSLPEIIITSKDDDPQPHNETSQYHQDLPEAKGLLPGAECPSPNPGPSPQLSPKHKVDGKDDNYWKTHSIGWRLLRRRSMFLRRQRLSDCALAVGIFGVVMMVMETELSWSVYSKSSIYSLALKSIISFSTIILVGLIIAYHCCEVQLYVHDIGAEDWRIAMTTERVALIALELAAVAIHPYPVGLLAYFQHTTSRLSLSETELEIILALPMFLRLYLLGRAMMLHSRLFTDTASRSIGALNKIHFNTRFVGKTLMTNYPGTVLMIFSVSLWIVAAWGLHVCERHHNYRDLSSNYMEALWMVSVTFLSIGYGDVVPHTYCGRSICLLTGIMGAGCTVLVVAVVARKLELTRAEKHVHNFMMDSHISKRIKIAAANVLRETWLIYKHTKLSRERDHTRVRMHQRKLLLAIHQLRRVKMEKRVLADQGNTLVDLCKMQNLMYDVLSEVQGCRGELDSHIRCLEKHVEELREGFKSLMPLLSSTLSTQNSSIRHLLREREVKTEAASVSGGDR, encoded by the exons ATGGTGTTTAAACTCTATTCAGTGGACTTGTctaatatctctctctctctctgtctctctctctctctctcttgctctctctttctcgccaTCTCTTCTCAAAGCCCCTCAAAAAGATTCGGTGAATCATCACCCTTAAACCTCCTCACCATGGAGCACTCCCCCTCTATGAACTTGTCGGTGGTGGATGGAGATGAGGTGGAGGACCAGCGCCCCCTCCTCCCACTAAGGATGGTTCCTCCGCCTCAGGCCTGCTCTCCGCAGTGTGGGATACACCACACAGTCCAAACATCAGCTGACCACACTGTGTGGCTGGACAGAACCCAAGCCATGGCCACCTCACCTTTATACAACGGCCAACTTTATGTCGCATCGTCACCTCGCTCCAATAGGAGACGAGACAAAGCCAAAGGCAAAGAGAAGAAGTGTGAGAAAAGGTCAGGGTGTAGTAAACAAAACAAGGAGCGAAATCACCAGTGCAAAGCCAAAAACACAGGATCTCACAGACTGCAGGAGAAAGTCACCTCTTTCACTGACATCCCCATTTCTCCCTGCGGGTCACCCTTCCAGGGCCCCTGCAGGTCATTTGTAGACGTCCAGGATGTTGAGGGCAGAGGACGCTGCAGGCCAGGGATCGTCTCCTTGGAGATGCACGACCGCCAGAGTCTCCCAGAGATCATCATCACCAGCAAAGATGACGACCCTCAGCCACACAACGAGACCTCACAGTATCATCAGGACCTGCCTGAGGCCAAAGGCCTGCTGCCGGGAGCAGAGTGTCCCAGTCCAAACCCCGGTCCTAGTCCTCAGCTGAGTCCGAAACACAAGGTAGACGGCAAGGACGACAACTACTGGAAGACCCACAGCATCGGCTGGCGGCTGCTCCGTAGGAGATCTATGTTCCTGAGGAGGCAGCGGCTGAGCGACTGCGCCCTGGCAGTCGGGATATTCggggtggtgatgatggtgatggagacAGAGCTCTCCTGGAGCGTCTACAGCAAG agCTCCATCTACTCCCTCGCACTCAAGTCCATCATCAGTTTTTCTACGATCATCCTGGTCGGCCTCATCATAGCGTACCACTGCTGTGAGGTGCAG CTCTATGTTCACGACATTGGTGCAGAGGATTGGCGGATTGCCATGACAACCGAACGTGTGGCTCTGATAGCCCTGGAGCTGGCGGCGGTGGCCATCCATCCCTATCCGGTGGGTCTGCTGGCGTACTTCCAGCACACCACGTCTCGCTTGTCGCTGTCAGAGACGGAGCTGGAGATCATCCTGGCTCTGCCCATGTTCCTCAGACTCTACCTGCTGGGCCGGGCCATGATGCTGCACAGTCGCCTCTTCACTGACACCGCATCCCGCAGCATCGGAGCGCTCAACAAG ATACACTTCAACACCCGGTTTGTGGGGAAAACACTAATGACCAACTACCCCGGCACTGTGCTGATgattttcagtgtttctctgtggattgTTGCAGCGTGGGGCTTACACGTTTGTGAGAG ACACCACAACTACAGAGACCTCAGCAGCAACTACATGGAGGCCTTGTGGATGGTGTCCGTCACCTTTTTGTCCATTGGTTATGGGGACGTGGTGCCTCACACCTACTGCGGACGCAGCATCTGCCTCCTTACTGGTATAATG GGAGCAGGCTGCACAGTcctggtggtggcggtggttgCCAGGAAGCTGGAGTTGACCagagcagagaaacatgttCACAACTTTATGATGGACTCCCACATCTCCAAGAGG ATAAAAATTGCTGCAGCAAATGTGCTGAGGGAGACTTGGCTTATCTACAAACACACTAAGCTGTCAAGAGAAAGAGATCACACCAGAGTCCGCATGCACCAGAGGAAGTTACTTCTGGCCATCCACCA GTTGCGTCGTGTAAAGATGGAGAAGAGGGTACTTGCAGACCAGGGGAACACACTAGTGGACCTCTGCAAG ATGCAGAACCTGATGTATGACGTGCTGTCGGAGGTGCAGGGCTGCAGGGGGGAGCTGGACTCGCACATCCGCTGCCTGGAGAAGCACgtggaggagctgagggagggCTTCAAAAGCCTGATGCCGCTCCTGTCCAGCACCCTGTCCACGCAGAACTCCTCCATCCGCCACCTGCtcagggagagggaggtgaaGACAGAGGCCGCTAGTGTGAGTGGAGGTGACAGGTAG
- the LOC130184009 gene encoding small conductance calcium-activated potassium channel protein 1-like isoform X2, with protein sequence MEHSPSMNLSVVDGDEVEDQRPLLPLRMVPPPQACSPQCGIHHTVQTSADHTVWLDRTQAMATSPLYNGQLYVASSPRSNRRRDKAKGKEKKCEKRSGCSKQNKERNHQCKAKNTGSHRLQEKVTSFTDIPISPCGSPFQGPCRSFVDVQDVEGRGRCRPGIVSLEMHDRQSLPEIIITSKDDDPQPHNETSQYHQDLPEAKGLLPGAECPSPNPGPSPQLSPKHKVDGKDDNYWKTHSIGWRLLRRRSMFLRRQRLSDCALAVGIFGVVMMVMETELSWSVYSKSSIYSLALKSIISFSTIILVGLIIAYHCCEVQLYVHDIGAEDWRIAMTTERVALIALELAAVAIHPYPVGLLAYFQHTTSRLSLSETELEIILALPMFLRLYLLGRAMMLHSRLFTDTASRSIGALNKIHFNTRFVGKTLMTNYPGTVLMIFSVSLWIVAAWGLHVCERHHNYRDLSSNYMEALWMVSVTFLSIGYGDVVPHTYCGRSICLLTGIMGAGCTVLVVAVVARKLELTRAEKHVHNFMMDSHISKRIKIAAANVLRETWLIYKHTKLSRERDHTRVRMHQRKLLLAIHQLRRVKMEKRVLADQGNTLVDLCKMQNLMYDVLSEVQGCRGELDSHIRCLEKHVEELREGFKSLMPLLSSTLSTQNSSIRHLLREREVKTEAASVSGGDR encoded by the exons ATGGAGCACTCCCCCTCTATGAACTTGTCGGTGGTGGATGGAGATGAGGTGGAGGACCAGCGCCCCCTCCTCCCACTAAGGATGGTTCCTCCGCCTCAGGCCTGCTCTCCGCAGTGTGGGATACACCACACAGTCCAAACATCAGCTGACCACACTGTGTGGCTGGACAGAACCCAAGCCATGGCCACCTCACCTTTATACAACGGCCAACTTTATGTCGCATCGTCACCTCGCTCCAATAGGAGACGAGACAAAGCCAAAGGCAAAGAGAAGAAGTGTGAGAAAAGGTCAGGGTGTAGTAAACAAAACAAGGAGCGAAATCACCAGTGCAAAGCCAAAAACACAGGATCTCACAGACTGCAGGAGAAAGTCACCTCTTTCACTGACATCCCCATTTCTCCCTGCGGGTCACCCTTCCAGGGCCCCTGCAGGTCATTTGTAGACGTCCAGGATGTTGAGGGCAGAGGACGCTGCAGGCCAGGGATCGTCTCCTTGGAGATGCACGACCGCCAGAGTCTCCCAGAGATCATCATCACCAGCAAAGATGACGACCCTCAGCCACACAACGAGACCTCACAGTATCATCAGGACCTGCCTGAGGCCAAAGGCCTGCTGCCGGGAGCAGAGTGTCCCAGTCCAAACCCCGGTCCTAGTCCTCAGCTGAGTCCGAAACACAAGGTAGACGGCAAGGACGACAACTACTGGAAGACCCACAGCATCGGCTGGCGGCTGCTCCGTAGGAGATCTATGTTCCTGAGGAGGCAGCGGCTGAGCGACTGCGCCCTGGCAGTCGGGATATTCggggtggtgatgatggtgatggagacAGAGCTCTCCTGGAGCGTCTACAGCAAG agCTCCATCTACTCCCTCGCACTCAAGTCCATCATCAGTTTTTCTACGATCATCCTGGTCGGCCTCATCATAGCGTACCACTGCTGTGAGGTGCAG CTCTATGTTCACGACATTGGTGCAGAGGATTGGCGGATTGCCATGACAACCGAACGTGTGGCTCTGATAGCCCTGGAGCTGGCGGCGGTGGCCATCCATCCCTATCCGGTGGGTCTGCTGGCGTACTTCCAGCACACCACGTCTCGCTTGTCGCTGTCAGAGACGGAGCTGGAGATCATCCTGGCTCTGCCCATGTTCCTCAGACTCTACCTGCTGGGCCGGGCCATGATGCTGCACAGTCGCCTCTTCACTGACACCGCATCCCGCAGCATCGGAGCGCTCAACAAG ATACACTTCAACACCCGGTTTGTGGGGAAAACACTAATGACCAACTACCCCGGCACTGTGCTGATgattttcagtgtttctctgtggattgTTGCAGCGTGGGGCTTACACGTTTGTGAGAG ACACCACAACTACAGAGACCTCAGCAGCAACTACATGGAGGCCTTGTGGATGGTGTCCGTCACCTTTTTGTCCATTGGTTATGGGGACGTGGTGCCTCACACCTACTGCGGACGCAGCATCTGCCTCCTTACTGGTATAATG GGAGCAGGCTGCACAGTcctggtggtggcggtggttgCCAGGAAGCTGGAGTTGACCagagcagagaaacatgttCACAACTTTATGATGGACTCCCACATCTCCAAGAGG ATAAAAATTGCTGCAGCAAATGTGCTGAGGGAGACTTGGCTTATCTACAAACACACTAAGCTGTCAAGAGAAAGAGATCACACCAGAGTCCGCATGCACCAGAGGAAGTTACTTCTGGCCATCCACCA GTTGCGTCGTGTAAAGATGGAGAAGAGGGTACTTGCAGACCAGGGGAACACACTAGTGGACCTCTGCAAG ATGCAGAACCTGATGTATGACGTGCTGTCGGAGGTGCAGGGCTGCAGGGGGGAGCTGGACTCGCACATCCGCTGCCTGGAGAAGCACgtggaggagctgagggagggCTTCAAAAGCCTGATGCCGCTCCTGTCCAGCACCCTGTCCACGCAGAACTCCTCCATCCGCCACCTGCtcagggagagggaggtgaaGACAGAGGCCGCTAGTGTGAGTGGAGGTGACAGGTAG
- the lrrc71 gene encoding leucine-rich repeat-containing protein 71 isoform X1, which translates to MSRKKHVKDKTEKANAEDEKNTGQAPNETSPAQTFDGYQCSGKVEIDFPGLCALLNIKDIPAVSTKQPASSILTETEGGDVENRQSQKNAVSFWSKSCLQVELENEDPLSAKSMTVSGWKVDEPTTRVLQKILPSLSQLQNLQFWQAGLTDQMVISLMNTISLCSNLRVVKLEGNPLPEKSYHHLLSEDSILTHLSLRNNRMGDESARLIGAALSTKRSSNTNLLSLNLAFNSIGDAGAAHIAQGLRLNRALLFLSLSNNQIGDTGAAHLAAILSDFALTHEEVVERRKLLLEKAQSSTPAVDSDQTPADQLPSVPNSTTLSVSKGENKGTSKKKEASKKDEKPVANKENPKSNKKSSDVKAHQTKGGKPGGKEKQLTAQEDQSSAALNEQVELVEIRNPLLEQSLQHRDGELFLPGNTTLTSLNLTGNRITEKSLPLFLTSLEMQGEGGGLLRLCMQRNRFPPECESYMKIEELTALRHQRKKRSEEAEEEGQGA; encoded by the exons gaCAGGCGCCAAATGAAACATCGCCTGCTCAAACCTTCG ATGGATATCAGTGCTCAGGGAAAGTGGAGATTGACTTCCCTGGGCTTTGTGCTCTTCTGAACATAAAGGACATCCCAGCTGTCAGCACCAAGCAACCAGCCTCCTCCATCCTCACTGAAACTGAGGGAGGGGATGTGG AGAACAGGCAGTCCCAGAAAAATGCTGTATCTTTCTGGTCTAAATCCTGCCTCCAAGTGGAGCTGGAGAATGAAGATCCCCTGAGCGCCAAAAGCATGACAGTTTCTG GATGGAAGGTAGATGAGCCGACTACCAGAGTGCTACAGAAGATCCTTCCCTCCTTGAGCCAGCTACAGAACCTTCA GTTTTGGCAGGCGGGACTGACAGATCAAATGGTAATCTCCCTCATGAACACAATATCACTGTGCTCCAACCTCAG GGTTGTGAAGTTAGAGGGTAACCCTCTTCCAGAGAAGAGTTACCACCATCTTCTCTCTGAAGACAGCAT CCTCACACACTTGTCCCTGCGAAATAACCGGATGGGAGATGAGAGCGCTCGTCTGATTGGGGCCGCGCTCTCAACAAAAAGATCTTCTAACACAAACCTCTTGTCACTCAACCTGGCATTCAATTCAATCGGTGATGCAGGTGCTGCCCATATCGCACAG GGCTTGCGGTTGAATCGGGctttgctctttctctcactgtccAACAATCAGATTGGAGACACAGGAGCTGCTCATCTGGCTGCG ATACTCAGTGACTTTGCTCTAACTCATGAAGaagttgtggagaggaggaagctgctACTGGAAAAAGCGCAGTCT TCAACTCCAGCAGTCGATTCTGACCAAACACCTGCTGACCAACTTCCCTCAGTACCCAACAGCACTACTCTAAGCGTGAGCAAGGGGGAGAACAAAGGTACCTCCAAAAAAAAG GAAGCATCCAAAAAAGACGAGAAACCAGTCGCCAACAAAGAGAACCCAAAGTCGAACAAGAAAT CCTCTGATGTAAAGGCGCATCAGACTAAAGGTGGCAAGCCGGGGGGTAAAGAGAAACAACTAACTGCACAGGAG GACCAATCAAGTGCTGCCCTGAATGAG cagGTAGAGTTGGTGGAGATAAGGAACCCCCTGCTGGAGCAGTCGCTGCAGCACAGGGACGGAGAGCTCTTTCTGCCTGGAAACACGACTCTCACCTCCCTCAACCTGACAG gAAACAGAATCACAGAGAAGTCGCTGCCTCTGTTCCTGACGTCACTGGAGATGCAGGGTGAGGGAGGAGGCCTGCTGCGTCTCTGTATGCAG agAAACCGCTTCCCACCAGAGTGTGAGTCCTATATGAAGATAGAGGAACTGACAGCACTCagacatcagagaaaaaaacgttctgaagaggcagaagaggagggACAGGGGGCATAG
- the lrrc71 gene encoding leucine-rich repeat-containing protein 71 isoform X2 has product MSRKKHVKDKTEKANAEDEKNTGQAPNETSPAQTFDGYQCSGKVEIDFPGLCALLNIKDIPAVSTKQPASSILTETEGGDVENRQSQKNAVSFWSKSCLQVELENEDPLSAKSMTVSGWKVDEPTTRVLQKILPSLSQLQNLQFWQAGLTDQMVISLMNTISLCSNLRVVKLEGNPLPEKSYHHLLSEDSILTHLSLRNNRMGDESARLIGAALSTKRSSNTNLLSLNLAFNSIGDAGAAHIAQGLRLNRALLFLSLSNNQIGDTGAAHLAAILSDFALTHEEVVERRKLLLEKAQSSTPAVDSDQTPADQLPSVPNSTTLSVSKGENKGTSKKKEASKKDEKPVANKENPKSNKKSSDVKAHQTKGGKPGGKEKQLTAQEDQSSAALNEVELVEIRNPLLEQSLQHRDGELFLPGNTTLTSLNLTGNRITEKSLPLFLTSLEMQGEGGGLLRLCMQRNRFPPECESYMKIEELTALRHQRKKRSEEAEEEGQGA; this is encoded by the exons gaCAGGCGCCAAATGAAACATCGCCTGCTCAAACCTTCG ATGGATATCAGTGCTCAGGGAAAGTGGAGATTGACTTCCCTGGGCTTTGTGCTCTTCTGAACATAAAGGACATCCCAGCTGTCAGCACCAAGCAACCAGCCTCCTCCATCCTCACTGAAACTGAGGGAGGGGATGTGG AGAACAGGCAGTCCCAGAAAAATGCTGTATCTTTCTGGTCTAAATCCTGCCTCCAAGTGGAGCTGGAGAATGAAGATCCCCTGAGCGCCAAAAGCATGACAGTTTCTG GATGGAAGGTAGATGAGCCGACTACCAGAGTGCTACAGAAGATCCTTCCCTCCTTGAGCCAGCTACAGAACCTTCA GTTTTGGCAGGCGGGACTGACAGATCAAATGGTAATCTCCCTCATGAACACAATATCACTGTGCTCCAACCTCAG GGTTGTGAAGTTAGAGGGTAACCCTCTTCCAGAGAAGAGTTACCACCATCTTCTCTCTGAAGACAGCAT CCTCACACACTTGTCCCTGCGAAATAACCGGATGGGAGATGAGAGCGCTCGTCTGATTGGGGCCGCGCTCTCAACAAAAAGATCTTCTAACACAAACCTCTTGTCACTCAACCTGGCATTCAATTCAATCGGTGATGCAGGTGCTGCCCATATCGCACAG GGCTTGCGGTTGAATCGGGctttgctctttctctcactgtccAACAATCAGATTGGAGACACAGGAGCTGCTCATCTGGCTGCG ATACTCAGTGACTTTGCTCTAACTCATGAAGaagttgtggagaggaggaagctgctACTGGAAAAAGCGCAGTCT TCAACTCCAGCAGTCGATTCTGACCAAACACCTGCTGACCAACTTCCCTCAGTACCCAACAGCACTACTCTAAGCGTGAGCAAGGGGGAGAACAAAGGTACCTCCAAAAAAAAG GAAGCATCCAAAAAAGACGAGAAACCAGTCGCCAACAAAGAGAACCCAAAGTCGAACAAGAAAT CCTCTGATGTAAAGGCGCATCAGACTAAAGGTGGCAAGCCGGGGGGTAAAGAGAAACAACTAACTGCACAGGAG GACCAATCAAGTGCTGCCCTGAATGAG GTAGAGTTGGTGGAGATAAGGAACCCCCTGCTGGAGCAGTCGCTGCAGCACAGGGACGGAGAGCTCTTTCTGCCTGGAAACACGACTCTCACCTCCCTCAACCTGACAG gAAACAGAATCACAGAGAAGTCGCTGCCTCTGTTCCTGACGTCACTGGAGATGCAGGGTGAGGGAGGAGGCCTGCTGCGTCTCTGTATGCAG agAAACCGCTTCCCACCAGAGTGTGAGTCCTATATGAAGATAGAGGAACTGACAGCACTCagacatcagagaaaaaaacgttctgaagaggcagaagaggagggACAGGGGGCATAG